Proteins encoded in a region of the Candidatus Methylacidiphilales bacterium genome:
- a CDS encoding histidine triad nucleotide-binding protein: MSKGLFEKIIDREIPADIVFETDTVLAFRDIAPQAPVHVLVIPKKPYARLVHVPVEEKELLGELLLAVQEVAHLTGIAESGFRTVINNGKDAGEAVPHLHLHVLGGREMEWPPG; encoded by the coding sequence ATGTCCAAAGGCTTGTTTGAAAAAATCATCGACCGGGAAATCCCGGCCGACATCGTCTTCGAGACCGACACCGTACTGGCCTTCCGTGACATCGCCCCGCAAGCCCCGGTCCATGTCCTTGTCATTCCCAAGAAACCGTATGCCCGCTTGGTGCACGTTCCTGTTGAAGAAAAGGAACTGCTGGGGGAATTGCTATTGGCGGTCCAGGAAGTGGCCCATCTGACAGGTATTGCCGAATCCGGTTTCCGAACCGTGATCAACAACGGGAAAGACGCCGGTGAAGCCGTGCCCCATTTGCATCTGCATGTCCTGGGCGGACGGGAAATGGAATGGCCCCCGGGATAA
- the nrdR gene encoding transcriptional regulator NrdR — MRCPKCGSNQDKVIDSRPWKDGAVIRRRRECLACTYRFTTYEEIEREDLRVVKRDGRYEPFDRKKLLGGLFKACEKRPISPDVLEQTVDSIIDDLEKEYDKEIPTTAIGESLMRALRKLDEVAYVRFASVYRQFKDINEFVNEVQSLTVD; from the coding sequence ATGCGCTGTCCAAAATGTGGTTCCAACCAGGACAAGGTCATCGATTCACGACCTTGGAAGGACGGAGCCGTCATCCGGCGACGCCGGGAATGCCTCGCCTGCACTTACCGGTTCACCACCTACGAAGAAATCGAGCGCGAGGATTTGCGCGTGGTCAAACGCGACGGTCGCTACGAACCTTTCGACCGCAAGAAACTCCTTGGCGGACTCTTCAAGGCTTGTGAAAAGCGCCCGATCAGCCCGGATGTGCTGGAACAAACCGTCGACAGCATCATCGACGACCTCGAAAAAGAATACGACAAGGAGATCCCCACCACCGCCATCGGCGAATCGCTCATGCGTGCGTTGCGCAAGCTTGACGAGGTGGCCTACGTCCGCTTCGCCTCGGTATACCGCCAATTCAAGGACATCAACGAATTCGTCAACGAAGTCCAGAGCCTGACCGTCGATTGA
- the rpoN gene encoding RNA polymerase factor sigma-54 — protein sequence MAGIGLQQNLSLGQTLSPQMQQSLHFLQAPVLELRSLIQQEIETNPLLEEAPPEPATEEDEEWDDRSEQAREDREDWRDYFSQNRESRQSQEDAQARRQFFFDSQVKSESLGDHLIGQLILTQTSESVLKAAEEIIGNLSEDGFLTAELTEIAAATRLDLDEVMKALRLVQSFHPAGVGARDLRESLLIQLERRGKDGESLEAKLVSHDLDRLARKRFQELARDHKVTQDRLREAAHYISKLEPHPGAAFSPDQPQNVVQSEAAFIKDDDGSWTAVLNNDSLPYLRISDTYKDLVGGGTGDAGLKDYLKDRIRAGKFLIKCLQQRQQTIENILLEIIKRQRDYLEHGNAHLKPMTMSQVAEAIGVHETTVSRAVASKYVTTPHGVVPMKFFFTSGYMTAEGQTLSNTSVKDTIGELIARENPRQPLSDSEIVDILKDKGVDLARRTVAKYRSELNILPSNLRREH from the coding sequence ATGGCAGGCATTGGACTCCAACAAAACCTATCCCTGGGGCAGACCCTGTCGCCCCAGATGCAGCAGAGTCTGCACTTCCTCCAAGCCCCCGTTCTCGAACTCCGTTCCCTCATCCAGCAGGAAATCGAGACCAACCCCCTGCTGGAGGAAGCCCCCCCCGAACCTGCCACCGAGGAGGACGAGGAATGGGACGACCGCTCTGAACAAGCCCGGGAGGACCGCGAGGACTGGCGGGACTACTTTTCCCAGAATCGCGAAAGCCGCCAATCACAGGAGGACGCCCAAGCCCGCCGTCAGTTCTTCTTCGATTCCCAGGTCAAAAGCGAAAGCCTGGGCGACCACCTCATCGGCCAGCTCATCCTCACCCAAACCAGTGAATCCGTGCTGAAGGCCGCGGAGGAGATCATTGGTAATCTCAGCGAGGACGGATTCCTGACCGCCGAATTGACGGAAATCGCCGCCGCCACCCGCTTGGATCTCGACGAAGTCATGAAAGCCCTTCGCTTGGTGCAGAGCTTCCACCCGGCCGGTGTGGGTGCCAGGGACCTGCGGGAATCCCTGCTCATCCAGCTCGAGCGCCGGGGCAAGGATGGTGAATCACTGGAGGCCAAGCTGGTCAGCCACGACCTCGACCGCCTGGCACGCAAACGTTTCCAGGAACTGGCCCGCGACCACAAAGTCACCCAGGACCGCCTGCGCGAAGCCGCCCACTATATATCCAAGCTGGAACCCCACCCCGGAGCCGCCTTCAGCCCCGACCAACCCCAGAACGTTGTCCAATCCGAGGCCGCCTTCATCAAAGATGATGACGGATCCTGGACTGCGGTGCTCAACAACGATTCCCTGCCCTACCTCAGAATCAGCGACACCTACAAAGATCTGGTTGGAGGAGGCACCGGCGATGCCGGATTGAAAGATTATCTCAAGGACCGGATTCGAGCGGGCAAATTCCTCATCAAATGCCTCCAGCAACGGCAACAGACCATCGAAAACATCCTCTTGGAGATCATCAAACGCCAGCGCGACTACCTCGAGCACGGCAACGCCCACCTCAAACCCATGACCATGAGCCAGGTGGCGGAAGCCATCGGCGTGCACGAAACCACCGTCAGCCGCGCCGTGGCCAGTAAGTATGTCACCACTCCCCATGGCGTGGTGCCGATGAAATTCTTCTTCACTTCCGGCTACATGACCGCCGAGGGCCAAACCCTCTCCAACACCAGCGTCAAAGACACCATCGGCGAACTCATCGCCCGCGAAAATCCCCGCCAACCGCTCTCGGATTCCGAGATTGTCGACATCCTCAAGGACAAAGGAGTCGATCTGGCCCGCCGCACCGTGGCCAAGTACCGCTCGGAACTCAATATCCTTCCATCAAACCTCCGCCGGGAACACTAA